A single genomic interval of Cucumis sativus cultivar 9930 chromosome 5, Cucumber_9930_V3, whole genome shotgun sequence harbors:
- the LOC116403899 gene encoding uncharacterized protein LOC116403899 has translation MDVKNVFLNGTLSEEVYMKPPPGTSPPPNKTPHGIVLLLLYVDDMIITGNDLQAISDLQHYLGQHFEMKDLGSLNYFLGLEVSRRSDGDLLSQAKYASDLLARSGIIDSNTSSTPLDPNTHLTPFDSVPLEDVSLYRQLVGSLIYLTVTRSDIAYAIPIVSQFMAAPRTIHFTVDLRILCYVKKTLGHGLQFSSQSSPVLSGYSDADWAGDPTDRRSTTGYCFYLSDSLISWRSKKQSVVSRSSTESEYRALDDATAELLWLRWLLADMGAPQQGPLSFIVTIVVLFRLLTMMSFMNV, from the exons ATGGATGTCAAGAATGTCTTTCTTAATGGAACCCTTTCTGAAGAAGTTTATATGAAGCCACCACCTGGTACTTCTCCTCCTCCTAACAAA ACACCCCATGgtattgttcttcttcttctctatgttgatgatatgattattACTGGTAATGATCTACAGGCCATATCCGACCTTCAACACTATCTTGGTCaacattttgagatgaaagaccTTGGATCTCTCAACTACTTTCTTGGTCTTGAAGTCTCTCGGCGCTCGGATGGTGATTTGTTGTCTCAAGCAAAGTATGCCTCTGATCTTTTAGCTCGCTCAGGCATCATCGACTCCAACACATCTTCAACACCATTAGATCCCAATACCCATCTAACCCCTTTTGATAGTGTTCCTCTTGAAGATGTAAGCTTATATCGACAACTTGTTGGCAGTCTCATCTATCTAACAGTAACTCGTTCAGACATTGCATATGCCATTCCCATTGTTAGTCAATTTATGGCTGCTCCGAGAACCATCCATTTTACTGTTGATCTACGCATCCTTTGCTATGTCAAGAAAACTTTGGGACATGGTCTTCAGTTTTCTTCTCAATCTTCTCCTGTGTTGTCTGGCTATTCTGATGCAGATTGGGCTGGAGACCCCACTGATCGACGATCTACCACAGGTTACTGTTTCTACTTAAGCGATTCTCTCATTTCATGGCGTagtaagaaacaaagtgtTGTCTCTCGTTCCAGTACTGAATCAGAATATCGTGCTCTTGATGATGCTACCGCAGAACTTCTATGGCTTCGTTGGCTTCTTGCTGATATGGGTGCCCCTCAACAGGGTCCACTCTCCTTCATTGTGACAATCGTAGTGCTATTCAGATTGCTCACAATGATGTCTTTCATGAACGTATAA